ACGGCCCAGGCCAGCACCGGGCCGGCCATCCAGGCAGCCCCGAGGGTGGATACGCCGTGCCCGAGCGCCTCCCGCCCGACCAACCAGGGGGTGGACAGCACGATGGCGAGCACCAACCCGAGGTCGGCAAGCAGCAGCGGCCAGCGGCGCCAGGCGGGCCGGGCGTACCCGACGGCTGTCGCCCCGGTCCACACGATCATCGTCAGGATCAGGGCGCCGACGGCGAACGGGTGGGCGTACCTGTCGGCGTCGCGCACGGCGAGTGCGCAGACGTACACGAGGGAGGCCACCCGGAACACCGTGAGCGCCCGCCAGAGCGGCACCTCGAAACCACCCGGCGGCGACGGCATGGCGGTCAGGATGCCACAGCCGTGCCTGCGGCGCGGGGCCACGGAGTGCGCCTCAAGGAACCCTGACGTACGGTGGAAAAGCCGCGAAATACTCCGAGATCCGCTGTCGGGACGGGCCATGACGAATGCAGATCCGCACGCACCGCGTACGGTTGTGCCCATCGAACCCTCCCTCCTGATCGCCGAGGCCTTCGAGCAGGCCCAGGTGACCGAGATTCGACACTCGGTCACCACCTGCGCGCACGCCTCCGGCCTCGACGGCCAACGGCTTGACGACTTCGTGCTGGCGGTCAACGAGTTGATCACCAACGCGGTGCGGCACGGCGGTGGGCGCGGGTGGCTGCGACTCTGGCGGGAGCCGGGCGCGCTGCTCTGCGAGGTGGCCGACCACGGGCAGGGCATCACCCCGCAGCGGCTGGGCGACCGGAGCCGTCCCGCCCCGGACACCGCCGGCGGTTGGGGCCTCTGGCTGGCCCGGGAGCTGACCGACGACATGGAGATCGCCACCAGCGCCGCCGGCACCACCGTCCGCATCACCGCCACCCTCGCCGCCGCCACCGACAGCACCCAGCGCTGAGACCGGGCCCGGGGCGCGA
The DNA window shown above is from Micromonospora lupini and carries:
- a CDS encoding ATP-binding protein, whose product is MTNADPHAPRTVVPIEPSLLIAEAFEQAQVTEIRHSVTTCAHASGLDGQRLDDFVLAVNELITNAVRHGGGRGWLRLWREPGALLCEVADHGQGITPQRLGDRSRPAPDTAGGWGLWLARELTDDMEIATSAAGTTVRITATLAAATDSTQR